A region from the bacterium genome encodes:
- a CDS encoding endopeptidase La: RLARQLVDGEWSGAREVAPEDLASLLGVPRFRGPEARSRAEVGVATGLAWTAYGGEVLTPEAAVVPGKGRLTVTGQLGEVMQESARAALTYVRARAAEFGLPPDLESTRDLHIHVPAGAIPKDGPSAGVAMAVALVSILSGIPARADVAMTGEITLRGRVLPVGGVKEKLLAAHRTGIRTVLIPRDNEQDLAELPPDVAAELNVVLVDRVDEVLSLALERPPRAVAAPLGAAGEAAERPQ, translated from the coding sequence CCGGCTGGCGCGCCAACTCGTGGACGGCGAATGGTCCGGGGCGCGCGAGGTCGCGCCGGAGGACCTCGCCTCGCTGCTCGGCGTGCCGCGCTTCCGCGGCCCGGAGGCCCGCTCGCGCGCCGAGGTCGGCGTGGCCACCGGCCTCGCCTGGACGGCCTACGGCGGCGAGGTCCTGACGCCGGAGGCGGCGGTCGTCCCGGGGAAGGGGCGGCTGACGGTCACGGGACAGCTGGGCGAGGTGATGCAGGAATCGGCCCGCGCCGCGCTGACCTACGTCCGCGCCCGCGCCGCGGAGTTCGGCCTGCCGCCGGACCTCGAATCGACGCGCGACCTGCACATCCACGTGCCGGCGGGGGCGATCCCCAAGGACGGCCCCTCGGCCGGCGTGGCGATGGCCGTGGCGCTGGTCTCGATCCTCTCCGGCATCCCGGCCCGCGCCGACGTGGCGATGACCGGCGAGATCACGCTGCGGGGGCGGGTGCTCCCCGTCGGCGGCGTGAAGGAGAAACTGCTCGCCGCGCACCGCACGGGGATTCGCACCGTGCTGATTCCGCGCGACAATGAACAGGATCTGGCGGAGCTTCCGCCGGACGTGGCCGCGGAGCTGAACGTCGTCCTGGTGGACCGCGTGGACGAAGTCCTCTCCCTGGCCTTGGAACGGCCTCCGCGGGCCGTCGCCGCGCCGTTGGGCGCGGCGGGGGAAGCCGCGGAGAGGCCTCAGTGA
- the yihA gene encoding ribosome biogenesis GTP-binding protein YihA/YsxC, translating to MNDVRLAWVAAGPAQFPRDSRPEVCVLGRSNVGKSSLINRLINRKGMARVSNTPGRTREIHFYMLDDRFYLVDLPGFGYAKVPEAVRKSWGTLMESYFSDRGPLRLAVQLVDVRHDPTDLDRTLADMLVLRRIPTVLCLTKSDKVSNNQINLMIQRAPQVLDLPPETPVLVTSAMTGVGMRELSRVVVDAFVSPPRKPQRPVEIEAEEEGR from the coding sequence GTGAACGATGTACGGCTGGCGTGGGTCGCCGCCGGTCCGGCGCAGTTCCCGCGCGACAGCAGGCCGGAGGTCTGCGTGCTCGGCCGCTCCAACGTGGGCAAGTCGAGCCTGATCAACCGCCTGATCAACCGCAAGGGGATGGCCCGGGTCAGCAACACCCCCGGCCGGACGCGCGAGATCCACTTCTACATGCTCGACGACCGCTTCTACCTCGTGGACCTGCCGGGCTTCGGCTACGCGAAGGTCCCCGAGGCGGTGCGGAAGTCGTGGGGCACGCTGATGGAGAGCTACTTCTCCGACCGCGGTCCGCTGCGGCTCGCCGTGCAGCTCGTGGACGTGCGCCACGATCCGACCGATCTCGACCGCACGCTGGCCGACATGCTCGTCCTGCGGCGGATCCCGACCGTGCTCTGCCTGACGAAGTCGGACAAGGTCTCGAACAACCAGATCAACCTGATGATCCAGCGCGCGCCGCAGGTGCTCGACCTGCCGCCGGAGACGCCGGTCCTCGTGACCTCGGCGATGACCGGCGTCGGCATGCGCGAACTGTCGAGGGTCGTCGTCGACGCGTTCGTCTCCCCGCCCCGCAAGCCTCAGCGGCCCGTCGAGATCGAAGCCGAAGAGGAAGGGCGATGA